The DNA window ATGACTTGTTTCTCGGTTGTTGGAACTGGTGCATCATGAATGTGAACTAACTTTTTAATGTTGAATGTGGTTGAAGATTGCTACAGAGCTGAGCAAATCAAATGGAATTATCTTGAACTAGTGACACCCATCTGTATTACAAATGCTATATTTTCTTTAGAAGCTGTCTCCATCGGAACCTACCAATAACCTTTTCCGAAATTGATCTTGAACAAAAACTTGGCTCCATCTAGTTTCATCATGATAACCCCTTAGTTGTTCATAGGTTCGGAGTTGAATTTCGTCACGAGATTCAGCTTATGGAAGTCTATGCAGAAGTGGTTTCTCGGTAAGCAAATAATACTGCTTGCATGCATTTGTACCAGTCTCTCTTTGCACGTCTTTAACATGCTCTTTAAGACTCTATTGACATTTTCATGTCATCTAGGGTTATACAGATTGGTAAAAAGTTGCCTAATGCTGATGAGTCTGCATACCTCTAGCATCAGTTCTGAAGTAAAATGGATCATTTTCTCACTCAgaaattttcagaaagcatatCTCACTGAACAATTCCAGGATGGCTCCTGCTACTCTTTCCATCTGTATCTTCGTCAGTTCAATGTATTCTGAATAACGTGTGGAATAATCGACTACTGCCAGTACATACCAGTTGCTCTTGTCAGATACAGGTGTTAATGGCCCCATCAAATTCACAGCTACTCTGCTGAATGGCTCTTCTGTGAGAGGCATCTTATCCAGTGGCACATTGATTACCTTCCCTTTAGGTACTGTCCTTTGATGGATGTCACTACATAATCTAGTCACATCTCCAATGTCCCCTGACCAATGGAAGAGTTAACCTGTTTGGTATTTTCTTTGCTCCAAGGTGTCCTCTCACAATCGACTCATGAGCCATTTTCATCACTTGAGTCCACTAGTCTGTTGGTACTATGAACTGTTTAACTTTCCCAGTATAAATGTTTTAGTAGAACTGGTGCAACACTCTCTCACGGTCCTCTATTGTGTAAGTACCCTTCCCTCTGTCTTATGCTCGACTTTCGACTAGGCACTTTCCTGAAGTTTCTGCATTGAAAGGTCTTTCTTCTGTGCTTCCTTCAGTTCCTGTATATTTACATTCAGAATCTCACCTTTCGAGGCTTACAGGGGCTTCATGTCTTGCTTGCTTTTCTTTTCATGTGCTCTAGTGGTGACTGCAGATGCTTCATCTTTTGTTTGGTTCCTCCAGTCACCAAGTCATAAATGCATGCTTCATACACATTGACTCACTTCCTTCATGTGGTGAATCTAACGGGTTGTCTCTGTTTTGCTCCTTCTGGCAAGAGCATCTTTGGCAATAGtcactcttttcttgtttctctccAACATCATACATTTGTAGGTAATTTCAgcagttttatgttaaaatattttactgttacatGTTGGTGGCAGACTTGCACCCATTCATAATGTGTCCCATTTTATAACAAGTGTAGCACCCCACTTCCTTCTTCTCTGTCAAGTTCTTATCACGTTTATTACTATCCTGGTTATTCTTGGACTTGCCAGTTATACTCCCTCCAGGGACTTCCATCTACTGTTCTGCCAGCTGCATCATCTTATCCATCTATTTTGATGATCTCTACTTTAGAAATAGACACATTGCAGTTGAGCACGTGATCAAAAAATTTTCACGTTTTGGAAGAATTGCCAGTCGTTCAAAACTATTTTGAAACCTTGCCATGTTTTTCAACTTTGTGAGTATCGACGTAGACATGCCACTAACTGGAATACTGTTTTTCCAATGCCAGGTTTAACATCTATAAATTTACGGAGATAAGTTTGTCACTTTTCAGCAACAGCATTTTCAACTTGTGATAGTTCATGTCATCTTTGACGTTATGCCGACATATACTTCTAGGCCTTTTTCTCTGAGAAGAGGGCTGGAACACAATGCCCAGTTACCTTTGTCCCAAATCTGACTTTGAGTGAAATTTTATACATCTCCAAGTAAATATCTATGTCGTCCTTCTGTTCATTAAACATAAATAGTTTGGGTATATTGAACCTCACCCAACTGTCATTATCAGATCCTTCACTTTTCTGTTGGGTGAGCTTAAAAATTTCAGATTGTGCTATTATTCTTTCTATTTCCATTCTTTCACCTCTCTCCTTTTCATTGTTCTAATTTTCTGCTCTTGTTCGCTCTTCCTTTAGATTGACTTGttctgaatacattattttaaacaagtggATTCTGAGctatctgtttattgttgaaatttatcgctagcaagtcacagacacctactgtaaaaaccTGGCCATATAAAAAAGCTGACACCTAGTTAAAGTGACTTATGTATATTAGTGTTTTAAAATCATTCTGACTACTACCATTTTAAAGTCATCATGATTAACGTTTAAAAATGACTATAACCACTGcagttttaaagtaactacaACTACTACAATTTTAAAGTAACTACACTACAATTGTTCTAAAATGACTATGACtactacagttttaaagtaactataactacaaccgttttaaaatgactataattactacagttttaaagtaactataactacaaccgttttaaaatgactataacTACTACAATTTTACAGTAAGTATAAttacaaccgttttaaaatgactatgaTTACTACAATTTTAAAATAGCTGTAACTACAACCATTTTAAAATGACTATGATtactacagttttaaagtaactataactacaaccgttttaaaatggCTATAATTACgacagttttaaagtaactataactacaaccattttaaaatgactataactactacagttttaaaatgactatGCCTACTACAATTTTAATGTAACTATAACaacaaccgttttaaaatgactataacttctatagttttaaagtaactgtaACTACTACAGTTTAAAAGTAGCTATTACTACTATAATTTTAAAGTAGCTACactacaaccgttttaaaatgactatgaCTACTACAGTTTTAAAATCACTACGACTACTgcagttttaaagtaactataactacaaccgttttaaaatgactacGACTACTGCAGTTTGAAAGTAATTATAactacaaccgttttaaaatgactatgactactacagttttaaagtaactataactacaaccgttttaaaatgactataattactacagttttaaagtaactataactaCAACCATTTTAAAATGACTATAACTACTACAATTTTACAGTAACTATAAttacaaccgttttaaaatgactatgaCTACTACAGTTTTAAAATCACTACGACTACTgcagttttaaagtaactataactacaaccgttttaaaatgactacGACTACTGCAGTTTGAAAGTAATTATAactacaaccgttttaaaatgactatgactactacagttttaaagtaactataactacaaccgttttaaaatgactataattactacagttttaaagtaactataactaCAACCATTTTAAAATGACTATAACTACTACAATTTTACAGTAACTATAAttacaaccgttttaaaatgactatgaCTACTACAGTTTTAAAATCACTACGACTACTgcagttttaaagtaactataactacaaccgttttaaaatgactacGACTACTGCAGTTTGAAAGTAATTATAactacaaccgttttaaaatgactatgactactacagttttaaagtaactataactacaaccgttttaaaatggCTATAATTACgacagttttaaagtaactataactacaaccattttaaaatgactataactactacagttttaaaatgactatGCCTACTACAATTTTAATGTAACTATAACAACAACcgttttaaaataactataacttctatagttttaaagtaactgtaACTACTACAGTTTAAAAGTAGCTATTACTACTATAATTTTAAAGTAGCTACactacaaccgttttaaaatgactatgaCTACTACAGTTTTAAAATCACTACGACTACTgcagttttaaagtaactataactacaaccgttttaaaatgactacGACTACTGCAGTTTGAAAGTAATTATAactacaaccgttttaaaatgactatgactactacagttttaaagtaactataactacaaccgttttaaaatgactataattgctacagttttaaagtaactataactacaaccgttttaaaatgactataacTACTACAATTTTACAGTAACTATAAttacaaccgttttaaaatgactataattactacagttttaaagtaactataactacaaccgttttaaaatgactataacTACTACAATTTTACAGTAACTATAAttacaaccgttttaaaatgactatgactactacagttttaaagtaactataactacaaccgttttaaaatgactacGACTACTgcagttttaaagtaactataactacaaccgttttaaaatgactacGACTACTGCAGTTTGAAAGTAATTATAactacaaccgttttaaaatgactatgactactacagttttaaagtaactataactacaaccgttttaaaatgactataattgctacagttttaaagtaactataactacaaccgttttaaaatgactataacTACTACAATTTTACAGTAACTATAAttacaaccgttttaaaatgactataattactacagttttaaagtaactataactacaaccgttttaaaatgactataacTACTACAATTTTACAGTAACTATAAttacaaccgttttaaaatgactatgactactacagttttaaagtaactataactacaaccgttttaaaatgactacGACTACTGCAGTTTGAAAGTAATTATAactacaaccgttttaaaatgactatgactactacagttttaaagtaactataactacaaccgttttaaaatggCTATAATTACgacagttttaaagtaactataactacaaccattttaaaatgactataactactacagttttaaaatgactatGCCTACTACAATTTTAATGTAACTATAACAACAACcgttttaaaataactataacttctatagttttaaagtaactgtaACTACTACAGTTTAAAAGTAGCTATTACTACTATAATTTTAAAGTAGCTACactacaaccgttttaaaatgactatgaCTACTACAGTTTTAAAATCACTACGACTACTgcagttttaaagtaactataactacaaccgttttaaaatgactacGACTACTGCAGTTTGAAAGTAATTATAactacaaccgttttaaaatgactatgactactacagttttaaagtaactataactacaaccgttttaaaatgactataattgctacagttttaaagtaactataactacaaccgttttaaaatgactataacTACTACAATTTTACAGTAACTATAAttacaaccgttttaaaatgactataattactacagttttaaagtaactataactacaaccgttttaaaatgactataacTACTACAATTTTACAGTAACTATAAttacaaccgttttaaaatgactatgactactacagttttaaagtaactataactacaaccgttttaaaatgactacGACTACTGCAGTTTGAAAGTAATTATAactacaaccgttttaaaatgactatgactactacagttttaaagtaactataactacaaccgttttaaaatgactataacTACTacaattttaaagtaactataactacaaccgttttaaaatgactataacTACTACAATTTTACAGTAACTATAAttacaaccgttttaaaatgactataattactacagttttaaagtaactataactacaaccgttttaaaatgactataacTACTACAATTTTACAGTAACTATAAttacaaccgttttaaaatgactatgactactacagttttaaagtaactataactacaaccgttttaaaatgactacGACTACTGCAGTTTGAAAGTAATTATAactacaaccgttttaaaatgactatgactactacagttttaaagtaactataactacaaccgttttaaaatgacaATAAGTACTACACTTTTAAAGTGAGTATAATTACTACCGTTTCAAAATGACTGTGACtactacagttttaaagtaactatcactacaactgttttaaaatgactataactactacagttttaaagtaactatcactacaactgttttaaaatgactataactactacagttttaaagtaactataactaCAATCGTTTTAAATTGACTATAACTAGTACAGTTTGAAAGTAACTTTAACTACAACCGATTTATAATGACTATAACTACTACAGTTTCAAAGTAACTGTAGCTGCTATCAACTTATAGTCACTATGGCTACTGTTTCTGAGCTTCACTCTCTACCGTGAGGTGACATCTCTCTCAGACCGCAGCATGTTCCAGTAAAAATGTCACAGAAACAAACGGTAAAATGAAAATGTTCGGTCAGGAAATTcattaattaatgtttagtttttatatgaaGCTCTAAATGAAGTAGCAACATGTATGAAAGTCTACAAAGAGTTTGTGAAATTATCTGAACATTATTTTGTCCTTGTAAAATGTTTAGTCTTAAATAATTTATGAAGCCTCGAGAAATAACCGATAAGTAAATCAACTAACCCTTGATGTAAAACATCTTTAGAAATGACCATCGCCATTCAACAATACTGAAATCCATATACCTCATATATCTACCTACAATAATcagatttcaaaattttttagaatatttcgATAATGTTTTCGATGTTTGGAGAAATATCAAAATCAATGAGATTCTGCACGTGGAGATCagcttttttttctgtttccttcATCCATGGGGTTCCAATCCTACAGTAGCACCATAGTGGTTTTCATTCATACCTTTTTGAGTTATATGCTCTgtaattattctaaatttaaacaTACATAATTAGGCACGTTTTGAATCATTACAAATACAGTCCAGTAGGTGGGCCAAGAGTTAAAGATGGAACAAGGAGGTTTGAAACGGCTTCAGTTATGAAACTTCTGCTGAGAGATGGGTTGGACAATGCGGTACAAATGAGCTCACTCATACGATATCTTGTACATCTAACCACTTTTGTCCCTTTTATTTCCAAAAGAACCACAATTTTCTCAGCGTGGTGTACATCGTCACCTTTCCACGTGGATGGTGGAAAGAGAGAGTATTTAAACCAGAAGATCTCTAGGAAACTAGACCTTGGAAACAACCTTTCTTCCTGTCTTCACAAAGTCTTGGTTTGCTTTCCAGCTTAACTCTTCAAGGTAAGGTTTCAACTTTCTTATACTGTAAAGTGTTTCACTAAAAGTCTTACAAGAATAAATGGCTAAATGAAAATGTTTCGCCTCgaaattgttttcaaatcatGCTTGTCTTAAATATGGGttatatactatactatactatactatactatactatactatactatactatactatactataacCTTTTAGTTCTAACAGAAAAGTAAGGTGAAATCACAAGATCTGTTTTACAACAACAGTTATTAGATacgatatatttaaaaacaaagctatTTACAAAAGATACATTTAACAACGAAGTTGTTTAGAGAACATCtgtttaaaaacaagttattGAGGTAAGACCTGCTTAACAATAAAGTTGTTTATGTAATAtctgtttaataacaaagttgtttaaataatatgTGTTTAATAACAATGGTTATTTAGCTAAGACCTGTTTAACAATAAAGTTGTTTATGTAATAtctgtttaataacaaagttgtttaaataatatgTGTTTAACAACAATGGTTATTTAGGTAAAACCTGTTtaacaataaagttgtttaaataatatgTGTTTAACAACAATGGTTATTTAGGTAAGACCTGTTTAACAATATAGCTGTTTAGAAACTTATCTAAATCTTGAAAACAAGTTGTATCTTTTCAATTCAAAGACATGGAATATATGGTAAACAGGAGAGCTAATGGTAATTCATTCATCAGCAGCCGTTAAacatctgtttttataacttaacCATTTATATGTTTtgcaaataatgtttgtttatatctcACCCTAAATTTACgatatattaaatactttataaaacagaacttatgtgtttttttaatgtggCGGATAATTTTAACTCACCACGATGGAAAGAAGTAATGAGGTGAAGCAAACTGTACAGAAAACACACCGTATTTACTTTAACGTCACCAGTATTGTAGTAAATTTATCaattgtttcacttaacgttACCAGTATTGTAGTAAATTTATCaattgtttcacttaacgttACCAGTATTGTAGTAAATTTATCaattgtttcacttaacgttACCAGTATTGTAGTAAATTTATCaattgtttcacttaacgttACCAGTATTGTAGTAAATTTATCaattgtttcacttaacgttACCAGTATTGTAGTAAATTTATCaattgtttcacttaacgttACCAGTATTGTAGTAAATTTATCAATTGTTTCCTTAACGTTACCAGTATTGTAGTAAATTTATCaattgtttcacttaacgttACCAGTATTGTAGTAAATTTATCaattgtttcacttaacgttACCAGTATTGTAGTAAATTTATCaattgtttcacttaacgttACCGGTATTGTAAATTTATCAATTGTTTCACTTAACGTCACCAGTATTGTAGTAAATTTATCaattgtttcacttaacgttACCAGTATTGTAGTAAATTTATCaattgtttcacttaacgttACCATTATTGTAGTAAATTTATCaattgtttcacttaacgttACCGGTATTGTAAATTTATCaattgtttcacttaacgttATCAGTATTGTAGTAAATTTATCAATTGTTTTTTGCCAACGTCACCGGTATTGTAGTAAATTTATCaattgtttcacttaacgttACCGGTATTGTAAATATATCAATTGTTTTACTTAACGTCACCGGTACTGTAGTCAAGTAAACAATCTTTTATTTAACGTCGCCGGTATTGTAGTCAAGTTAACAATCTTTTATTTAACGTCACCGGTAGTGCagtaaatttaacaatattttacttaacgtCACAATATTGTGATACATCAGCTATATTGTTTCTGTGTTGTTATAGTTTCGTAAATATGCCAGTTTTAACATACAGTGTTGAAGTTTATGAGCTTTGttgtacaaataaacaaataattttatatttaacccACGAAATTCCCAAGAGGATGCTATATGTGAGCAAAAACATTCTAAGATAACGTCTTGTCATCAGGAAACGTTACATGTTTATAAAACTCACACCAACTGATCTGATATAAATAACGtcctaaattttcatatttataaaataaaacagcctGAGATTTCGTTTTTGTaacgtaactttttttttttttttcacagatgaTTCACGGATGGAACAGCGTGTTTGCTCTGGTCGTTGTCACGCTACTAGCAATTTTCGCTTCTGGGATGGCTCAAACGAGGTCCATCCAATTGAAACCTTTCCGGGACATTGGCTGTAAAGGAGAATACAACAAGTCTAAATTTGCTCGTCTGAACAGAGTCTGTGAAGAATGCTACAACCTGTATGTAGCACCGGAAGTCGTACTTAAGTGTCGGTGAGGACTAAGTCTTGTTCATAAGAGATATTTACAGTTACACCTCTACAGATGTTACAACGttttcccccagtggcacagcggcatgttcgcggactcacaacgctagaaatcggatttcgatacccgtggtaggcagagaacagatagcccattctatagctttgtgcttaattccaaacaaattgtTACTacgaacaaaaacaatttattggatacgtaacaaacacacacaaaaatttcaTTCTTTTAAAGTTTCATAGAAGATTCCAACagaagggtccggcatggccaggtgattaaggcactcgacttgtaatttgagagtagcgagttcgtatccccgtcataccaaacatgctcgccctttcagccgtgggggcgttataacgtcacggtcaatcccactattcgttggtaaaagagtagcccaagagttggcggtgggtagtgatgactagctgattttcctctagtattacactactaaattagggacgattagcgcagatagttttcgtgtagctttgcgcgaaattcaaaacaagccaaacccaACAAAAGAAcagattattacaaaaatatgcaAGCAGGTTGTTTTACTTAAACTGCGAAATCAGTGCATTTACAGTTGTTTCTGTTACAATGGGTTAAACAGACGGACAAACAAATAGATACGTAGATCAAATAACAGTAAACTAACAAAAAAGCAAAACCATAATTACTTGTAAAGtattaattaatagttttgattaatatttatctCATGAACATTAGTAGCGGACTTCTCCGCTAGGTGTACAAAGTTTACTTCTTGGATGTTCGTAATGAGCTCAATTggcgttatttgtttgtttacttttaaccAGAACAACAGCTGAGCTATTTTGATGAAGGAAGCGACAAAGTGAACCAGTTGGTTATGATAAAGTTATCTTTCGTACTGAGTTTTAACCGAATTTTCTATGTTGATAACTGAAATAGATAGTTACAAAGGAAGAAACTGTTCGTGTCAAAATCCTGATTTTGTACCGGAATTTTTGCCGAATTTTCTATGTTGataattaaaatagataattACTGGAGGAGCAACTGTTTATATCAGTATAATAAGTTGTGTTGGGTTCCTTTGTGTTAACACTTggcacataaaaatattttacaatatggCCGTTAAACGTAAAGTGACTTTCTGTAATACATGATCGAGGTTGGCTTACGATCTGTTGTCAGGACAGTATATCTAACTTAGATTGTCCCAAAGATCTAGCTATTATTGTGAGAACGCGTTTTTTCTTTGTTAGACTGTCTCCAAGATCTAGCTGTTGTTGTGAGAACgcgttttttctttgttacactgTCTCCAAGATCTAGCTGTTGTTGTGAGAACGCGTTTTGTCTTTGTTACACTGTCTCCAAGATCTAGCTATTGTTGTGATAACGCGTTTTTTCTTT is part of the Tachypleus tridentatus isolate NWPU-2018 chromosome 4, ASM421037v1, whole genome shotgun sequence genome and encodes:
- the LOC143248272 gene encoding crustacean hyperglycemic hormone B-like, with protein sequence MIHGWNSVFALVVVTLLAIFASGMAQTRSIQLKPFRDIGCKGEYNKSKFARLNRVCEECYNLYVAPEVVLKCRANCFKNDMFTACVDVLLLEKEKSKFESFVNILMGDSERP